The Clostridium septicum genome contains a region encoding:
- a CDS encoding ribosomal-processing cysteine protease Prp: protein MIKITIFKKDNLTLGFKIKGHALSREEMKRATGEVFDLVCNSVSVLSQSAVIGMEEVLKLPVKYEINDGFLNINLSNLDLEEIKSAQVILLTFEKSLESLMMTLKTSFGKNKDSEYIKLLKEEVQEIC from the coding sequence ATGATTAAGATTACGATATTTAAGAAGGATAACTTAACTCTAGGATTTAAGATTAAAGGTCATGCTTTATCTAGAGAGGAAATGAAGCGTGCAACTGGAGAAGTTTTTGATTTAGTTTGCAATTCAGTTTCAGTATTATCTCAAAGTGCTGTAATAGGTATGGAGGAAGTTTTAAAGCTTCCGGTTAAGTATGAAATTAATGATGGATTTTTAAATATAAATTTATCAAATCTTGACTTAGAAGAAATTAAGAGTGCACAAGTCATTCTTTTAACTTTTGAAAAAAGTTTAGAAAGTTTAATGATGACTCTTAAAACGAGTTTTGGAAAAAACAAAGATAGTGAATATATAAAATTATTGAAAGAGGAGGTGCAAGAGATATGTTAA
- the rpmA gene encoding 50S ribosomal protein L27, with protein MLMMNLQLFAHKKGVGSSKNGRDSESKRLGVKAADGEFVLAGNILVRQRGTKIHPGTNVGKGGDDTLFAKEDGIVRFERMGRDKKKVSIYPVNVEEIAE; from the coding sequence ATGTTAATGATGAACCTTCAATTATTTGCTCACAAAAAAGGGGTAGGTAGCTCAAAGAACGGTAGAGATTCAGAATCAAAGAGATTAGGAGTTAAAGCTGCTGACGGAGAGTTCGTTTTAGCTGGAAACATTCTAGTTAGACAAAGAGGAACAAAGATTCACCCAGGAACTAACGTAGGTAAGGGTGGAGATGATACTCTATTTGCTAAAGAAGACGGAATCGTAAGATTCGAAAGAATGGGTAGAGACAAGAAAAAGGTTAGCATTTACCCAGTAAATGTTGAAGAAATAGCAGAATAA
- the obgE gene encoding GTPase ObgE, producing MFIDKAKVFVKSGDGGNGCVSFRREKYVPLGGPDGGDGGKGGSVIFKVDTGLTTLLDFKYKKKFIAQAGGKGEGSKCYGKDGEDLYINVPMGTIIRDFETNKVIADLSHKDDVFVLARGGKGGKGNCKFCTPTRQAPHFAEPGMPGEERWITLELKLLADVGLVGFPNVGKSTLLSTVTAAKPKIANYHFTTLKPNLGVVKVEGINAFVMADIPGIIEGASEGIGLGLEFLRHIERTRLLIHVVDISGIEGRDAIEDFIKINEELKKYSVKLWDRPQIVVANKADMLFDEEVFENFKKKVNELGFDKVFKMSAATKAGVEDVIKEAGRMLSEIPIIDLEIPEEERFIPEEKKFTYEISIEDGEDDNKVYVVTGSFVDRLLNSVNIHDADSLRYFHKVLRNKGVLDEIREMGIKDGDMVRLNDFEFEYIL from the coding sequence ATGTTTATAGATAAGGCCAAAGTATTTGTTAAATCTGGAGATGGTGGTAATGGTTGTGTTTCTTTTAGAAGAGAAAAATACGTACCGTTAGGTGGACCAGATGGAGGAGATGGAGGAAAAGGTGGAAGTGTCATATTCAAGGTTGATACAGGACTAACTACACTTTTAGACTTTAAGTATAAAAAGAAATTCATAGCTCAAGCAGGTGGAAAAGGTGAAGGATCTAAGTGCTATGGTAAAGATGGAGAAGACCTTTACATAAATGTTCCTATGGGAACAATAATAAGAGACTTTGAAACAAACAAAGTAATAGCTGACCTTTCACATAAAGATGATGTATTTGTTCTTGCAAGAGGTGGAAAAGGCGGAAAAGGTAACTGTAAGTTCTGTACACCAACAAGACAGGCGCCACACTTTGCAGAACCAGGAATGCCAGGGGAAGAAAGATGGATAACTTTAGAATTGAAATTATTAGCAGATGTAGGATTAGTTGGATTCCCTAATGTAGGTAAATCAACTTTACTTTCAACAGTAACTGCAGCAAAACCTAAGATAGCTAACTATCACTTTACAACTTTAAAACCAAATTTAGGGGTAGTAAAGGTTGAAGGAATAAATGCGTTCGTTATGGCAGATATACCAGGTATTATTGAAGGTGCTTCAGAAGGTATAGGATTAGGATTAGAATTCTTAAGACATATAGAAAGAACTAGATTATTAATCCACGTTGTAGATATCTCAGGAATAGAAGGAAGAGATGCTATAGAAGATTTTATAAAGATAAATGAAGAACTTAAAAAATATTCAGTAAAATTATGGGATAGACCGCAAATAGTTGTAGCTAATAAGGCAGATATGCTTTTTGATGAAGAAGTCTTTGAAAACTTTAAAAAGAAAGTAAATGAACTAGGATTTGATAAAGTATTTAAAATGTCAGCAGCAACTAAAGCTGGAGTTGAAGATGTAATTAAAGAAGCAGGAAGAATGCTTTCAGAAATTCCAATAATAGATTTAGAAATTCCAGAAGAAGAAAGATTTATACCAGAAGAAAAGAAATTTACTTATGAAATATCTATTGAAGACGGTGAGGATGATAATAAAGTATATGTTGTTACAGGTTCATTTGTCGATAGATTATTAAACTCTGTAAATATCCATGACGCAGATTCATTAAGATACTTCCATAAAGTTTTAAGAAATAAAGGCGTATTAGATGAGATAAGAGAGATGGGAATAAAAGACGGAGATATGGTTAGACTTAACGACTTTGAGTTTGAATATATATTATAG